One Hermetia illucens chromosome 4, iHerIll2.2.curated.20191125, whole genome shotgun sequence DNA segment encodes these proteins:
- the LOC119655878 gene encoding H/ACA ribonucleoprotein complex non-core subunit NAF1 — translation MSDNSPLGDPNVKSGQEIVEVPPEQKMRSDVTSTDEEGTANDSIGTKNELDKGTSVERSAEQPKNMPSKCPGASETVGEVTPPDSTVKASPNGINQPEEVEMDTTGVANDATAPTETKDSRAIEEGTAGTDTELSVNRVAPITISPPVAGDHDTNKNISDKMSTSSSPTICQDVASSTAMQTENNNVTSTDNSQFTIPAAIAEIAAREIQQLELTTASILNLGAKDIHTLPVTVTPKLPSSGLGLLASQYDSSSSENENSSPSSDDESDSEESVREVPLNPDVSGPYRTGVIEINSESDSESDSPDSDIEFISQTKELEKIIDVDMNEDDEEITGSKSRGPMRVKGEMLLEDLPPIQDLHITVPETECVELGKIHSIVDQLVLVDSIPGTAALNLDTVLFLDKGQKVLGEVFDVLGQVTSPLYCVRFNSCKQIKERGVEVGQTVYIAPRTEHTYFVILKDMMKLRGSDASWENDIEPSEKHLDYSDDEEERNARRALRNRDRGGEETDPSKRQRPAQSPSPSPSPSPHHHQYPSNRFSPRAHYQRPRPRYRSEGPPGGDFNQGFNYPNYNPRPYLPTQFPPPFAYGPTNASWHANFNQPPPQHPANTYPYPFNPHYQRMPFVPPPDAMQQSLFPPPPPPPQ, via the exons ATGTCCGATAATTCGCCGCTCGGGGATCCAAACGTTAAATCAGGGCAGGAAATTGTGGAAGTTCCGCCTGAACAAAAAATGCGGAGTGACGTTACAAGTACTGATGAGGAAGGTACGGCAAATGATAGCATAGGCACCAAAAACGAGTTGGATAAGGGCACTTCCGTGGAAAGATCTGCCGAGCAACCAAAGAATATGCCTTCAAAGTGTCCGGGAGCGAGTGAAACCGTGGGTGAAGTGACGCCACCTGACTCAACCGTGAAGGCTTCTCCGAATGGTATAAATCAACCTGAAGAAGTAGAGATGGACACCACGGGGGTCGCAAACGATGCAACAGCTCCAACAGAAACGAAGGACAGCAGAGCCATTGAAGAAG GAACTGCCGGTACTGATACGGAGCTCAGCGTTAATAGAGTcgcccccatcacaatttcaccACCTGTTGCAGGTGATCATGATACTAATAAGAATATTTCTGATAAAATGTCTACCTCATCGTCGCCTACCATTTGTCAAGACGTGGCAAGCTCAACAGCCATGCAGACAGAAAACAATAATGTAACTTCAACAGATAATTCACAGTTTACAATACCAGCAGCAATCGCAGAAATAGCAGCTCGCGAAATCCAACAACTAGAACTAACAACTGCTTCAATACTTAATCTGGGCGCTAAAGATATTCATACACTGCCGGTTACTGTTACTCCTAAATTACCTAGTTCCGGACTGGGTTTACTAGCGTCTCAGTATGATTCCTCATCAAGCGAAAATGAAAATTCCTCTCCTAGTAGTGACGATGAGAGTGATAGTGAAGAAAGCGTTCGAGAAGTACCACTGAATCCCGATGTGAGTGGGCCCTATCGCACTGGAGTGATAGAAATAAACTCCGAATCTGATTCAGAGTCGGATTCACCTGATTCAGATATCGAATTCATAAGTCAAACAAAGGAGTTGGAGAAAATCATTGACGTAGACATGAATGAAGACGATGAAGAAATTACAGGAAGTAAGTCTAGGGGACCAATGCGCGTTAAAGGAGAAATGCTTTTAGAAGATTTACCACCCATTCAAGATCTACATATAACTGTCCCTGAAACAGAATGTGTCGAACTGGGGAAAATACATTCAATAGTCGATCAATTAGTTCTGGTTGACTCCATTCCCGGAACAGCTGCGCTGAATTTAGACACAGTGCTATTTTTGGATAAAGGACAAAAAGTACTTGGTGAAGTTTTTGATGTTCTCGGACAGGTTACTTCGccattgtattgtgtacgtTTTAATTCATGCAAGCAAATAAAGGAAAGAGGCGTAGAAGTGGGACAAACTGTATATATAGCCCCAAGGACGGAGCACACGTATTTTGTTATATTGAAAGATATGATGAAGCTACGAGGTTCCGATGccagctgggaaaatgatataGAACCATCCGAGAAGCATTTAGACTATTCGGATGATGAAGAAGAGCGTAATGCAAGACGAGCACTACGCAATCGTGATCGAGGTGGCGAAGAAACAGACCCAAGTAAAAGACAACGCCCGGCGCAGTCACCTTCACCGTCTCCATCGCCATCGCCTCACCATCACCAATATCCAAGCAATCGTTTCTCACCGCGCGCTCATTACCAAAGACCACGACCTCGATATCGATCCGAGGGTCCACCGGGAGGCGATTTCAACCAAGGATTCAATTATCCAAATTATAATCCACGACCGTACCTACCAACACAATTTCCACCACCATTCGCTTACGGCCCTACAAATGCTAGTTGGCATGCAAACTTCAATCAACCACCTCCTCAACATCCTGCAAATACATACCCATATCCTTTCAATCCACATTACCAACGAATGCCATTTGTACCACCGCCGGATGCAATGCAGCAGTCGCTGTTTCCGCCGCCGCCACCACCGCCCCAGTGA